From Juglans regia cultivar Chandler chromosome 8, Walnut 2.0, whole genome shotgun sequence, the proteins below share one genomic window:
- the LOC108985550 gene encoding protein BRICK 1 codes for MARAGGIINAVNVGIAVQADWENREFISHISLNVRRLFDFLVQFEATTKSKLASLNEKLHTLERRLELLEVQVDTASSNPSLFAT; via the exons ATGGCCAGGGCAGGAGGGATCATAAACGCGGTGAACGTCGGGATAGCAGTGCAAGCAGATTGGGAGAACCGAGAGTTCATCTCTCACATTTCCCTCAATGTTCGACGCCTCTTCGATTTCCTTGTACAATTTG AGGCTACAACGAAGAGCAAGTTGGCATCATTGAATGAGAAGCTTCACACGCTGGAGCGTCGTCTTGAACTGCTTGAAGTCCAAGTGGATACTGCATCATCCAATCCCTCTCTCTTCGCTACATAA
- the LOC108985549 gene encoding probable cytosolic oligopeptidase A, with amino-acid sequence MLLATRISVTSSIHSLLKRTPRSLSSPKQSLSKSSACQLWSSSFSFCTRSLHKSTSTAPSLSYSCSSLSAPSMAAAAAVDPPPIGVNPLLQDFEFPPFDVVEAKHVCPGIRAILKKLEEDLVELERRVEPSWPKLVEPLEKIVDRLSLVWGIVNHLKSVKDSPELRSAIEEVQPEKVKFQLRLGQSKPIYNAFKTIQESPDWQSLNDARKRIVEAQIKEAILNGVSLEDDKRDQFNKIEQELKRLSQKFEENVLDATKKFEKLITDKKEIEGLPATALGLAAQKAVSKGYENATAENGPWIITLDAPSFMSVMQHARNRSLREEVYRAYVARASSGDLDNTVIIEQILKLRLEKAKLLNYNNYAEVSMATKMATVEKAEELLEKLRTASWNAAVQDMDDIKNFSKNQGAVEADNLNHWDINFWSERLRESKFDINEEELRPFFSLPKVMHGLFNLANKLFGIDIEPADGLAPVWNNDVRFYRVKDSSGSPIAYFYFDPYARPSEKRGGAWMDEVVGRSSVLARDGASARLPVAHMVCNQTPPVGKKPSLMTFREVETVFHEFGHALQHMLTKQDEGLVSGIRGIEWDAVELPSQFMENWCYHRDTLMSIAKHYETGESLPEEVYLKLLAARTFRAGSLSLRQIRFASLDLELHTKYVPGGTESIYDVDQRVSERTQVIPPLAEDRFLCGFTHIFAGGYAAGYYSYKWAEVLSADAFSSFEDAGLEDSKAVKETGNKFRETILALGGGKAPLEVFVEFRGREPSPEALLRHNGLSPVSASA; translated from the exons ATGTTGTTGGCAACACGAATCTCCGTCACCAGCTCAATTCACTCACTCCTAAAGCGCACTCCACGTTCCCTTTCGTCTCCCAAACAATCCCTGAGCAAATCCAGTGCCTGTCAACTCTGGtcctcttctttctccttcTGCACTCGTAGCCTCCATAAGTCCACCTCTACCGCCCCTTCACTCTCTTACTCTTGCTCTTCTCTCTCTGCCCCATCGATGGCGGCCGCTGCTGCTGTCGACCCACCACCCATCGGTGTCAACCCTCTTTTACAAGACTTTGAATTCCCCCCGTTCGATGTCGTCGAGGCCAAGCACGTCTGCCCCGGGATCCGTGCCATCTTGAAGAAGctt GAGGAGGATTTGGTAGAATTGGAGCGCAGAGTGGAGCCTTCATGGCCGAAGTTGGTTGAGCCATTGGAGAAGATTGTAGACCGGTTGTCTCTGGTCTGGGGGATTGTTAATCATCTCAAGAGTGTAAAGGATTCTCCTGAGCTCCGTTCTGCCATTGAAGAAGTTCAG CCCGAGAAAGTTAAATTTCAGCTGAGATTGGGACAAAGTAAACCAATTTACAATGCGTTTAAAACTATCCAAGAATCTCCTGATTGGCAGTCACTGAACGATGCTCGTAAACGTATTGTGGAGG CCCAAATAAAGGAAGCGATTCTTAATGGTGTTTCTCTCGAAGATGATAAAAGGGACCAATTTAACAAAATCgaacag GAATTGAAAAGATTATCTCAAAAATTTGAGGAGAATGTTTTGGATGCCACAAAGAAGTTCGAAAAATTAATTACAGATAAGAAAGAAATTGAAGGATTGCCCGCAACTGCACTTGGATTGGCTGCACAAAAGGCAGTGTCTAAG GGTTATGAAAATGCTACTGCTGAGAATGGGCCTTGGATAATAACATTGGATGCTCCTAGTTTTATGTCTGTTATGCAACATGCTCGAAATCGGTCTTTGCGTGAAGAAGTATACCGTGCTTATGTAGCTCGTGCATCTAGCGGAGATTTGGATAATACAGTGATAATTGAACAGATTTTGAAGCTTAGGTTGGAAAAGGCTAAGCTTCTAAATTACAATAATTATGCTGAG GTAAGCATGGCAACTAAAATGGCTACGGTTGAAAAGGCAGAAGAGCTTCTGGAAAAACTTCGTACTGCTTCCTGGAATGCTGCAGTTCAAG ATATGGATGACATAAAAAATTTCTCCAAGAATCAGGGTGCAGTAGAAGCTGACAATTTGAACCATTGGGACATAAACTTTTGGAGTGAAAGGCTTCGCGAGTCAAAGTTTGACATCAATGAG GAAGAACTACGTCCTTTTTTCTCCTTGCCAAAGGTTATGCATGGCCTTTTTAACCTTGCAAACAAATTGTTTGGAATTGATATCGAGCCAGCTGACGGTCTAGCTCCG GTTTGGAACAATGATGTTAGATTCTATCGGGTCAAAGACTCTTCAGGTAGTCCTATTGCATACTTCTATTTTGATCCGTATGCTCGACCATCTGAGAAAAGAGGAGGTGCATGGATGGATGAGGTTGTTGGTCGAAGTAGTGTGTTAGCACGTGATGGTGCCTCTGCAAGGTTGCCTGTTGCCCACATGGTGTGCAATCAAACACCTCCAGTGGGGAAAAAACCAAGCCTAATGACTTTCCGTGAG GTTGAGACTGTCTTCCATGAATTTGGTCATGCGCTTCAGCATATGCTGACCAAACAAGATGAGGGTCTAGTTTCTGGTATCCGGGGGATAGAGTGGGATGCTGTTGAGTTACCTTCTCAGTTCATGGAAAACTGGTGTTACCACAG GGATACTTTGATGAGCATTGCAAAGCATTATGAAACTGGGGAGAGTCTTCCTGAAGAAGTATATTTAAAGCTCCTTGCGGCTAGGACTTTTCGTGCTGGCTCACTAAGTCTTCGTCAG ATAAGGTTTGCAAGCTTGGATTTGGAGCTGCATACAAAGTATGTTCCTGGTGGGACAGAATCCATATACGATGTTGATCAGAGGGTCTCTGAACGAACTCAAGTGATCCCTCCGCTAGCTGAAGACAGGTTCCTTTGCGGTTTCACCCATATATTTGCAG gaGGATATGCAGCTGGATACTACAGTTACAAG TGGGCTGAGGTGTTGTCAGCAGATGCCTTCTCTTCATTTGAGGATGCTGGACTGGAGGACAGCAAG GCTGTGAAAGAAACAGGGAACAAATTCCGGGAGACTATCCTTGCGCTTGGAGGTGGCAAAGCACCTCTAGAG GTATTTGTAGAATTCCGTGGACGCGAACCATCACCAGAGGCACTGCTCAGGCACAACGGACTATCGCCGGTCTCGGCCTCTGCATGA
- the LOC108985547 gene encoding ABC transporter G family member STR2-like, which yields MAPAGDDHRRETVIDIGKPVSFTGGLEFSSLTYTVTKKMNLEGGKSTRQAEVDLLNRITGYAPKGCITAVMGPSGAGKSTLLDGLAGRIASGSLKGRVSLDGMETSPGLIKRTSAYIMQDDKLFPMLTVYETLMYAADFRLGPISTADKQLRVEKLIEQLGLSSCRNTYIGDEGTRGVSGGERRRVSIGVDIIHGPSLLFLDEPTSGLDSTSAHSVIEKVHHIARSGSTVILTIHQPSSRIQLLLDHLIILARGQLMYQGSPKDVAHHLARIGRKVPKGENSVEHLIDVIQQYDQSELGVEVLAKFALTGLKPPPLAGEDISVSSVAPTSTPARRSSHDQASEVISDRMGIKAGRRQTNNVDQADYSYDHSLRSSYNSNSKSWSASDLGVLQVLRNAPSRTNQKVPISMSLSPGYNDQYSSEMIARTPQSSDYTVNESDYLTPEDHAPNSMANNHLGPKFANSFFSETMILMRRNFKNIYRTPELFLSRLVVLTVMGIMMATMFKNPKPDLQGITNRISFFIFTVCLFFFSSNDAVPAFIQERFIFIRETSHNAYRASSYTIAGLITYLPFLALQAAVYAAIVWFALELRGPFIYFLIVLYVALLSTNSFVVFVSSVVPNYILGYAAVIAFTALFFLFCGYFLNSHDIPSYWKWMNKISTMTYPYEGLLMNQYQTDVSFGTNSNGEIVSGHKILDKLNILGGEQDKWEKVLIMLGWAVLYRVLFYLVLRFGSKSQRT from the exons ATGGCTCCTGCCGGTGATGATCATCGTCGTGAGACGGTGATCGACATAGGAAAGCCAGTTAGTTTCACTGGTGGGCTTGAGTTTTCGAGCCTTACATATACAGTGacaaagaaaatgaatcttGAAGGAGGGAAGTCGACGAGGCAAGCTGAAGTAGACCTGCTGAACAGGATTACTGGGTATGCACCAAAGGGTTGCATCACCGCAGTGATGGGTCCGAGTGGCGCAGGGAAATCTACCCTCTTGGATGGATTGGCTGGGAGAATAGCTTCTGGGAGTCTTAAGGGTAGGGTGTCCTTGGATGGCATGGAAACGAGCCCCGGGTTGATTAAAAGGACCTCTGCATATATTATGCAGGATGATAAACTGTTCCCAATGCTTACTGTGTATGAGACTTTGATGTATGCGGCTGATTTTCGGCTTGGTCCAATCTCAACTGCCGATAAGCAGCTGCGTGTGGAGAAGCTCATCGAGCAGCTTGGATTATCA TCATGTCGGAACACCTATATAGGTGACGAGGGGACGAGAGGAGTGTCCGGCGGAGAGCGTCGGAGAGTATCAATAGGGGTGGACATCATTCATGGACCATCGTTACTATTCCTGGACGAGCCAACTTCAGGTCTAGACTCAACCAGTGCTCATAGCGTCATAGAAAAGGTGCACCATATTGCACGCTCAGGCAGTACTGTGATCCTCACAATCCACCAGCCCTCATCCAGGATCCAGCTCCTCCTTGACCACCTCATAATCCTTGCTCGCGGCCAGCTCATGTATCAAGGATCCCCTAAAGATGTTGCCCATCATTTAGCACGAATAGGAAGGAAAGTCCCCAAGGGAGAGAACTCCGTCGAGCACTTGATCGATGTGATTCAGCAGTATGATCAATCTGAACTTGGAGTTGAGGTGCTTGCTAAATTTGCGCTTACGGGTCTGAAGCCCCCGCCATTGGCAGGTGAGGATATATCAGTTTCAAGTGTAGCACCAACGTCGACTCCGGCACGACGCAGCAGTCATGATCAGGCTTCAGAAGTGATCAGTGATCGGATGGGAATTAAGGCAGGAAGGAGGCAAACAAATAATGTTGATCAAGCTGACTATTCTTATGATCACAGCTTGAGAAGCTCATATAATAGTAATTCAAAGTCATGGAGTGCTAGCGACCTTGGAGTTCTTCAAGTACTGAGGAATGCTCCTTCCCGGACTAATCAGAAAGTGCCCATCTCCATGAG CTTATCCCCCGGATATAATGATCAATATTCGAGTGAAATGATAGCCAGGACACCTCAAAGCAGCGACTACACTGTCAATGAAAGTGACTATCTCACTCCCGAAGATCATGCTCCAAACTCCATGGCAAACAACCATCTGGGCCCAAAGTTTGCTAATTCATTCTTCTCGGAGACTATGATACTCATGCGCCGCAACTTCAAAAACATCTATCGTACACCTGAGCTTTTCCTCTCAAGACTAGTGGTCCTCACCGTCATGGGTATCATGATGGCCACCATGTTCAAGAACCCTAAACCAGACTTGCAAGGAATTACAAACCGCATCAGCTTCTTCATCTTCACAGTCtgcctcttcttcttttcttccaacGATGCCGTCCCGGCCTTCATTCAAGAGCGTTTCATTTTCATCCGAGAGACTTCCCACAATGCATATAGAGCCTCGTCTTATACCATTGCAGGTCTCATTACTTACCTTCCTTTCCTTGCTCTTCAGGCTGCTGTCTATGCAGCTATTGTGTGGTTTGCTTTGGAACTCCGGGGACCTTTCATATATTTCTTGATTGTTCTCTACGTCGCCCTTCTCTCAACAAACTCGTTTGTGGTATTTGTGAGCTCGGTGGTGCCCAACTATATCTTGGGTTATGCTGCAGTCATTGCTTTCACTGCCCTTTTCTTCTTGTTCTGTGGGTACTTCTTGAATAGCCATGACATTCCTTCTTACTGGAAGTGGATGAACAAGATTTCCACAATGACATATCCATATGAAGGGCTTTTGATGAACCAGTATCAGACGGATGTTTCTTTTGGAACAAACTCTAATGGAGAGATTGTGTCTGGTCATAAGATTCTGGACAAGCTTAATATTCTAGGCGGTGAACAAGATAAATGGGAGAAAGTGCTCATAATGTTGGGTTGGGCTGTTCTATAtagggttttgttttacttGGTTCTACGTTTTGGGTCGAAGAGCCAGAGGACGTAG